A part of Paenibacillus donghaensis genomic DNA contains:
- a CDS encoding PucR family transcriptional regulator — MDSETLRLKLEQLTGKKTGIKQLGRQHSASLFTVEAEAKGEPVIVEGRLWVPLYENDGRITAVWLELDGLSAIEMRLANYAAVNFAVALKAAGLREEGEVEARQLSGWLNSQLEQEKDDSEIPDDMALKGRLFGNMVPFLLVSENMHSPQISYRSLMKLLRSYFENEILLIPLQEKEWLILARKDLLTGGDDKEYEEESEDELLSQTCMGLHELIASEWVGVFHLAVAPPVVPVKGLTGSVALLRETIILGRIFQVGSYIHLPWELHLERLVNSIPDARRRQLLAQIGDYTAVLADKEMLLTLETFFQMDCNVSETAKKLYIHRNTLLYRLDKIKQETGADVRSFGDAAIVKLTMLLYKVTKRK, encoded by the coding sequence ATGGATAGTGAGACACTGCGTTTAAAACTGGAGCAACTAACCGGAAAGAAAACCGGAATTAAACAGCTGGGGAGACAACACTCAGCATCTCTTTTTACGGTAGAAGCGGAAGCCAAGGGTGAGCCAGTTATCGTTGAAGGGCGCCTGTGGGTTCCTTTGTATGAGAATGATGGAAGAATAACTGCGGTGTGGCTGGAGTTAGACGGATTATCGGCGATAGAGATGCGATTGGCCAATTATGCTGCTGTCAACTTCGCTGTTGCCCTCAAGGCGGCAGGGCTGCGAGAGGAAGGGGAAGTTGAAGCCCGTCAGCTCAGCGGCTGGCTGAACTCTCAGCTGGAGCAAGAGAAGGATGATTCGGAAATACCCGATGATATGGCCTTAAAAGGACGGCTCTTCGGTAATATGGTACCTTTCCTGCTGGTTAGCGAGAATATGCACAGTCCACAGATATCCTACCGTTCATTAATGAAGCTGCTGCGCAGTTATTTCGAGAACGAAATTCTGCTGATTCCGCTGCAGGAGAAGGAATGGCTAATTCTGGCCCGCAAGGATCTGCTCACAGGTGGGGATGATAAGGAATATGAGGAAGAGAGTGAGGATGAACTGCTCTCCCAGACCTGTATGGGGCTGCATGAGCTGATTGCCAGTGAATGGGTTGGCGTATTTCATCTGGCGGTAGCTCCTCCGGTGGTGCCGGTTAAAGGTCTAACCGGATCAGTGGCTTTACTGCGCGAGACAATTATCCTTGGACGTATCTTCCAGGTAGGTTCCTATATTCATTTGCCTTGGGAGCTGCATCTGGAGCGTTTGGTGAACAGTATACCCGACGCGCGCCGCCGGCAGCTGCTGGCACAGATAGGAGATTACACCGCAGTGCTGGCAGATAAAGAAATGCTGCTGACACTGGAAACCTTTTTTCAGATGGACTGTAATGTGAGTGAAACTGCAAAGAAATTATACATTCACCGCAACACGCTGCTCTACCGTCTGGACAAAATTAAACAGGAAACCGGAGCCGATGTCCGCAGCTTTGGAGACGCTGCCATTGTTAAGCTGACCATGCTATTGTATAAAGTAACGAAAAGAAAATAG
- a CDS encoding ABC transporter ATP-binding protein, which produces MAGVRLEHIFKKYPGADKATVIDINLDIKDKEFLVLVGPSGCGKSTTLRMIAGLEEISEGKMYIGDRVVNDVAPKDRDIAMVFQSYALYPHMSVYQNMAFGLKLRKVKKEEIDKKVRDAAKVLDIEHLLERKPKALSGGQRQRVALGRAIVRDPQVFLMDEPLSNLDAKLRGQMRAEITKLVKRLETTCIYVTHDQTEAMTMGDRIVVMYDGIIQQAASPEELYNEPTNLFVAGFIGSPTMNFITGKLSEVGGAIRFRADNLDVEVPGGKAQIIRNKGYIGKEVIMGVRPEDIHEEPVFLEASPNTIFTSLVDVTENLGHEMLIYLSGLGAGTVVARVDGRSTTREGSKPKLAIDMNKVHFFDKESELNILLG; this is translated from the coding sequence ATGGCAGGCGTACGTTTAGAGCATATTTTCAAAAAATACCCGGGTGCTGATAAAGCGACAGTAATCGATATCAATCTTGACATAAAAGATAAGGAATTTCTGGTTCTGGTAGGACCGTCCGGTTGTGGTAAATCCACAACACTGCGGATGATCGCAGGTCTGGAAGAAATCTCCGAAGGCAAGATGTACATTGGCGACCGCGTTGTTAATGACGTAGCTCCTAAAGACCGCGACATCGCGATGGTATTCCAATCCTACGCCTTGTATCCACATATGAGTGTGTATCAGAACATGGCGTTCGGTTTGAAACTGCGTAAAGTGAAGAAAGAAGAAATCGACAAGAAGGTTCGTGACGCTGCCAAGGTTCTCGATATTGAGCATTTGCTTGAGCGTAAACCTAAAGCCCTGTCTGGTGGTCAACGCCAACGTGTTGCCTTGGGCCGTGCGATTGTCCGTGACCCACAGGTCTTCCTGATGGATGAGCCTCTCTCCAACTTGGATGCTAAACTTCGTGGTCAGATGCGTGCCGAAATCACCAAATTGGTGAAACGTCTCGAAACCACATGTATCTACGTAACGCATGACCAGACCGAAGCTATGACGATGGGTGACCGTATCGTAGTTATGTATGATGGTATCATTCAACAGGCTGCATCGCCTGAAGAATTGTACAACGAACCAACCAACTTGTTCGTTGCCGGATTCATTGGTTCCCCTACAATGAACTTTATCACTGGTAAATTGTCCGAAGTTGGCGGTGCTATCCGTTTCCGCGCTGACAACCTGGATGTTGAAGTGCCAGGCGGCAAAGCACAGATCATCCGCAACAAAGGTTACATCGGCAAAGAAGTTATTATGGGTGTTCGTCCGGAAGATATCCATGAAGAGCCAGTATTCCTGGAAGCTTCACCAAACACCATCTTCACTTCCCTGGTTGATGTTACAGAGAACTTGGGTCATGAAATGCTGATCTACCTGAGTGGTCTTGGTGCTGGTACTGTGGTTGCCCGTGTTGACGGACGTTCCACTACCCGTGAAGGCAGCAAGCCTAAGCTGGCTATCGACATGAACAAAGTTCACTTCTTTGATAAAGAGTCCGAACTTAACATTTTGCTGGGATAA
- the hprK gene encoding HPr(Ser) kinase/phosphatase, whose product MAKKVKVSELVQHFQLEVISGQEGLKRPITVDDLNRPGLEMAGYFEYYPEERVQLLGKTELAFFSMLPEEERVSRVRGICNDNTPCIVITRGLDVPQEFIDISNEKGLPVLRSAMATTIFSSRLTSFLEGKLAPTATIHGVLCDVYGVGMLITGSSGIGKSETALELVKRGHRLIADDAVEIRQTSDNQLHGTAPELIRHLLEIRGVGIINVMTLFGAGAIRNHKRITLVVRLEAWQQDKQYDRLGLDEETTRIIDTDVPLVTIPVRPGRNLAVIIEVAGMNYRLKQMGFNAALQFTNKLTATISEDMDDMD is encoded by the coding sequence ATGGCTAAGAAAGTAAAAGTATCGGAATTGGTACAGCATTTTCAATTGGAAGTGATTTCTGGACAAGAAGGCTTGAAGCGGCCGATTACGGTCGACGATTTGAATCGTCCGGGTCTGGAAATGGCCGGATATTTCGAATATTATCCGGAAGAACGGGTACAGCTGCTTGGCAAGACGGAGCTTGCTTTCTTCTCCATGCTGCCGGAAGAAGAGCGTGTTAGCCGGGTACGCGGGATTTGCAATGACAACACGCCTTGTATCGTCATTACACGCGGACTGGATGTGCCGCAGGAATTCATCGACATTAGCAACGAGAAGGGACTACCGGTGCTGCGCAGCGCAATGGCTACTACTATTTTCTCCAGCCGACTGACCAGCTTCCTCGAAGGCAAGCTTGCTCCTACAGCAACGATCCACGGCGTTCTCTGTGATGTATATGGTGTGGGCATGCTGATTACCGGCAGCAGCGGTATCGGCAAGAGTGAAACGGCGCTGGAGCTTGTCAAACGCGGTCACCGTCTGATTGCCGATGATGCGGTTGAAATTCGCCAAACATCCGACAACCAGCTTCATGGTACTGCGCCGGAACTGATCCGCCACCTGCTGGAGATTCGCGGAGTAGGCATCATTAATGTAATGACCCTGTTCGGTGCCGGAGCGATCCGTAATCACAAGCGGATTACACTGGTGGTAAGACTGGAGGCCTGGCAGCAAGACAAGCAATATGATCGTCTGGGGCTGGATGAAGAGACCACGCGGATTATTGATACGGATGTTCCGTTGGTGACAATACCAGTACGTCCGGGACGCAACCTTGCGGTTATTATTGAAGTGGCTGGGATGAACTACCGTCTGAAGCAAATGGGCTTCAATGCTGCGCTGCAGTTTACCAATAAACTAACTGCCACCATATCCGAAGACATGGATGATATGGACTAG
- the lgt gene encoding prolipoprotein diacylglyceryl transferase: MFPLAIDPIVFSIGSLPVHWYGLILGLGALAGLYLAIREGKRYGIPQEFFMDMLLLGVPSAIIGARIYFVAFKWEDYKDNFMDVFKIWNGGIAIYGALIGAIICAIIYFRYKGYPFWRLVDICAPGLLAGQMIGRWGNFVNQEAYGGVVEESFLRDKFHLPDFIVNQMYIDGAFHHPTFLYESLWSLLGIALLMVLRRQKFVRAGEIFLSYFIWYSIGRFFIEAMRTDSLAFNGSSGLASFMNGLWSPMTWFGFEQGYLDPAYGNVRSSQLLALLIILVAIVLIVIRRVTGRSSAHYSDPIVSTKQLATDTIVPDQDVNTTQSSSQPQSRMPVDRDKKE; encoded by the coding sequence ATGTTCCCTTTAGCAATAGATCCAATTGTGTTCTCTATCGGTTCACTGCCGGTACACTGGTACGGTTTAATTTTGGGGCTTGGCGCACTGGCAGGTCTGTATCTTGCCATCCGTGAAGGCAAACGTTACGGCATCCCCCAGGAATTTTTTATGGACATGCTGCTTCTTGGTGTGCCTTCTGCAATTATCGGGGCACGCATATATTTCGTTGCGTTCAAGTGGGAAGATTACAAAGACAACTTCATGGATGTCTTCAAGATTTGGAATGGCGGGATTGCCATCTATGGTGCCTTAATCGGAGCCATCATCTGCGCGATTATTTATTTCCGCTATAAAGGTTATCCGTTCTGGCGGTTGGTTGACATCTGTGCACCAGGGCTGCTTGCAGGCCAAATGATCGGACGTTGGGGCAACTTTGTCAACCAGGAAGCTTACGGCGGAGTAGTGGAGGAATCCTTTTTGCGGGATAAGTTTCACTTGCCGGACTTTATCGTTAATCAAATGTACATAGATGGTGCTTTCCATCATCCTACCTTCTTATATGAATCGTTATGGAGTCTGCTTGGCATCGCGCTGCTGATGGTTCTCCGTCGTCAGAAATTCGTGCGTGCAGGCGAAATCTTCCTCTCTTATTTCATCTGGTATTCTATCGGACGTTTCTTTATTGAAGCGATGCGTACAGACAGCCTTGCTTTTAACGGCAGCAGCGGTTTGGCCTCGTTCATGAATGGCCTGTGGAGTCCAATGACCTGGTTCGGTTTCGAGCAAGGGTATCTTGATCCTGCCTACGGCAATGTTCGCAGCTCGCAGCTGCTCGCCCTGCTGATTATTCTGGTGGCTATTGTACTGATTGTAATCCGGCGGGTAACTGGAAGATCAAGTGCGCATTATTCTGATCCTATCGTAAGTACCAAGCAGCTTGCCACAGATACAATTGTGCCTGATCAGGACGTCAATACAACTCAGAGTTCATCTCAGCCGCAATCCAGGATGCCGGTGGATCGAGATAAGAAGGAGTAA
- the ppaX gene encoding pyrophosphatase PpaX: MMECVLFDLDGTIVNTNELIISSFMHALEHNNLAPLSREQMIPHMGTTLQQQMRAFSGLEDVSILEKSYRAYNYEHHDELIRAFPQVNETMEELVRLGCKLGIVTTKIRPTTLKALEMFDLLKYMDTIVTVEDVAEPKPHPEPVLTAVRNLGVDPRSTLMVGDSPVDIQSAKTAGVRVAGVAWSLKGEKTLSTYEPDYIIHEMQEIIQIVEQGTNNY; the protein is encoded by the coding sequence ATGATGGAATGCGTTCTGTTTGACCTGGACGGTACAATTGTGAATACGAATGAATTGATTATCAGTTCATTTATGCATGCACTGGAGCACAACAACCTGGCCCCGTTAAGCCGGGAACAGATGATTCCCCATATGGGAACCACGCTCCAGCAGCAGATGAGAGCATTCAGTGGGCTTGAGGACGTCAGCATTCTGGAGAAATCCTACCGCGCCTACAATTATGAGCATCATGATGAGCTGATCCGCGCTTTTCCCCAGGTGAATGAAACGATGGAGGAACTTGTACGCCTCGGCTGCAAGCTGGGTATTGTCACCACCAAGATTCGTCCCACTACCCTTAAGGCGCTGGAGATGTTCGATCTGCTCAAATATATGGATACCATCGTAACGGTAGAGGATGTAGCTGAACCCAAGCCGCATCCTGAGCCGGTACTGACAGCTGTTCGCAATCTGGGGGTTGATCCGCGTTCTACGCTGATGGTGGGTGACAGTCCGGTCGATATCCAGTCCGCCAAGACGGCGGGTGTTCGGGTGGCTGGAGTAGCCTGGTCACTTAAAGGGGAAAAGACGCTCAGCACCTACGAGCCTGACTACATCATTCATGAAATGCAGGAGATTATCCAAATTGTAGAGCAGGGGACGAATAACTATTGA
- a CDS encoding acyltransferase: MRKVTRYPVEGHNSLWYIYRTVSPWKGVRNFIFIQIARYCPILSLKNWIYRNVLGMKVGKHTAFGLMAMVDVFFPEKITVGENSIIGYNTTILAHEYLIHEYRLGEVVIGENVLVGANTTILPGVTIGDRAVIAAGSVVHKDVAADTFVGGNPLRELRSSKLEDPLDPI; the protein is encoded by the coding sequence TTGAGAAAAGTAACCCGCTACCCTGTAGAAGGGCATAACTCTTTATGGTATATCTACCGTACTGTCAGTCCGTGGAAGGGCGTTCGCAATTTTATTTTTATCCAGATCGCCAGATATTGCCCCATCCTTTCCCTGAAGAATTGGATTTATCGTAATGTGCTGGGGATGAAGGTGGGTAAACATACGGCATTTGGGCTGATGGCGATGGTCGATGTGTTTTTTCCGGAAAAGATTACCGTAGGCGAGAATTCCATTATCGGCTATAATACTACAATCCTGGCCCATGAGTATCTGATTCATGAATATCGGCTGGGCGAAGTGGTTATTGGTGAGAATGTGCTTGTCGGGGCCAATACGACTATATTGCCGGGTGTGACTATCGGCGACCGGGCAGTAATTGCCGCCGGCTCTGTGGTGCACAAGGACGTAGCTGCGGATACCTTTGTAGGGGGCAACCCCTTGCGGGAGCTGCGCTCCTCTAAGCTTGAAGATCCACTGGATCCCATCTGA
- a CDS encoding acyltransferase — protein sequence MSTLKQERLPQLDIFRAIAILGVIHVHSSSFAAAEQGLNSPYYYWLNWINIFFKFGTPSFIFLSSFVLFYNYYGRPVTRSLIGNFYRRRMTYILLPYLLASMGYYGLKLYVNGEFASESAIDNLLSFLRALFTGSAYAHLYFVFISIQFYIFFPLILKLLQSSRIWVRLAIPLGFGLQWGFIFLNKYQLHIIEKGSLAISYLAYYMMGAFVAIHFDKVKQWLTTPWGQMSSLYKKLTVLLLSCWLVAAFTHVQLWYNGRHDGIWVNSLWYELLWNLHTMLSALSLMYFAFLIYRSAPRAVVAWLTRLGELSFAVYLIHPLVLLIYRRFRYHIPLESFTYVMFVYGGLVAALTISWLLTQFVFRRFRLSWVIFGSVPRSLSPASRGTKGTESNGAVNSPANQRKQENRGM from the coding sequence GTGAGTACCTTGAAACAAGAAAGACTGCCGCAGCTGGATATATTCCGGGCGATTGCCATCTTGGGGGTTATCCATGTCCACTCCTCATCTTTTGCAGCAGCCGAACAGGGCCTGAACTCGCCCTATTATTATTGGCTTAACTGGATTAATATTTTCTTTAAGTTTGGAACACCATCGTTTATTTTTCTAAGCAGCTTCGTGCTCTTCTATAATTACTACGGGCGTCCTGTGACACGCAGCCTGATCGGCAACTTCTACCGCCGGCGCATGACCTACATTCTGCTGCCTTACCTGCTGGCCTCTATGGGCTATTATGGGCTGAAGCTGTACGTGAACGGAGAATTTGCCTCGGAGTCGGCTATAGACAATTTGCTGAGTTTCCTGCGTGCCTTGTTTACAGGCTCTGCTTATGCGCATTTATATTTTGTGTTTATCAGTATTCAGTTTTATATATTTTTTCCGCTTATTCTGAAGCTGCTGCAGAGCTCCCGGATTTGGGTGCGTCTGGCGATACCGCTTGGTTTTGGCCTGCAATGGGGTTTCATCTTCTTGAATAAATACCAGCTTCATATTATTGAGAAAGGCAGCTTGGCTATCTCCTATCTCGCCTATTATATGATGGGCGCATTTGTTGCGATTCATTTCGATAAAGTGAAGCAGTGGCTGACAACGCCTTGGGGCCAAATGAGCTCATTGTACAAAAAGCTCACAGTGCTGCTGCTGAGCTGCTGGCTGGTTGCGGCCTTTACACATGTGCAGCTATGGTACAATGGCCGTCATGATGGAATCTGGGTTAATTCACTGTGGTATGAGCTGTTATGGAATCTGCATACGATGCTCTCGGCGCTGTCGCTGATGTACTTCGCATTCCTGATCTACCGCAGTGCTCCGCGTGCTGTCGTGGCCTGGTTGACGCGTCTGGGTGAGCTATCGTTCGCTGTTTATCTGATTCATCCATTGGTGCTCTTGATCTACCGCCGGTTCCGTTATCATATTCCGCTTGAATCGTTCACTTATGTTATGTTTGTCTATGGAGGGCTAGTGGCTGCGCTCACGATCAGTTGGCTGCTGACTCAATTTGTGTTCCGCCGGTTCCGGTTATCCTGGGTGATATTTGGCAGCGTGCCACGTTCACTCAGCCCTGCTTCCAGAGGTACAAAGGGCACTGAATCAAACGGAGCCGTTAACAGCCCGGCCAATCAGCGTAAACAAGAGAATAGGGGCATGTAA
- a CDS encoding acyltransferase, whose protein sequence is MIQKEKIPQLDIYRALAIFAVLAIHATSRTLTEMSGTPLFYPFLWINKFSQFAVPSFIFLSGFVLFYNYIDRPLGGKMLGKFYTRRLIYIIVPYIVFSVLYFALKMTDGHLWGLPLAEQASKLGKYLRNGTAYTHLYYIIIIIQFYVLFPLLLWPLQKLRRLAAWAPLIGLLLQWGFVLLNKYMTNHGYWELSRGSLAITYFSYFLLGAGIAVYYTRLKSWLVVSREGWRSGKGAAWIALWLLWAAAGMIHVELWHNNYVHSTVINSLWYDAFFNLHALLSCLVLFQVSYMLYGQGRNLLSRVLVSIGACSFGIFLLHPAVLFFYRKIPFHGGYLAYMLSIAGGWLAALLISWLVVHLAFRYLRPAWIMFGTAPQKPQSITQLQQTDRR, encoded by the coding sequence ATGATACAGAAGGAGAAAATTCCGCAGCTTGATATCTATCGGGCATTGGCTATCTTTGCCGTCTTGGCTATTCATGCCACTTCGCGCACTTTGACGGAAATGTCAGGGACACCGCTTTTTTATCCTTTTCTATGGATTAATAAATTTAGCCAATTTGCAGTGCCATCGTTTATCTTTCTTAGCGGATTTGTATTGTTCTACAATTATATCGACCGTCCACTCGGTGGGAAAATGCTCGGTAAATTCTATACCCGCCGATTAATTTACATTATTGTTCCGTATATCGTTTTTTCGGTGCTGTATTTCGCGCTCAAAATGACGGATGGACATCTCTGGGGGCTTCCTCTGGCAGAGCAGGCCTCGAAGTTGGGCAAATATCTGCGGAATGGAACGGCTTATACCCATCTGTATTACATCATTATTATTATTCAGTTCTATGTGCTGTTTCCGCTCCTGCTATGGCCGTTGCAGAAGCTGCGCCGGCTGGCGGCCTGGGCGCCGCTGATTGGACTGCTACTGCAATGGGGATTCGTACTGTTGAACAAATATATGACCAATCACGGCTACTGGGAGCTGTCGAGAGGCAGCTTGGCGATTACGTATTTCTCCTATTTCCTGCTCGGAGCGGGCATTGCGGTATATTATACCCGGCTGAAGTCATGGCTCGTCGTTTCAAGAGAAGGCTGGCGTTCGGGTAAAGGGGCTGCCTGGATTGCCCTCTGGCTGCTGTGGGCAGCCGCCGGAATGATTCATGTGGAGCTATGGCATAACAACTATGTCCACAGTACAGTGATTAACAGCTTGTGGTATGATGCCTTTTTCAATCTGCACGCACTGTTATCCTGTCTGGTTCTGTTCCAAGTATCGTATATGCTGTACGGACAAGGACGGAATTTACTGTCCAGAGTGCTGGTTTCCATTGGGGCTTGCTCCTTCGGAATTTTCCTGCTCCATCCGGCTGTTCTTTTCTTCTATAGAAAAATACCGTTTCACGGCGGGTACCTGGCCTATATGCTGTCCATTGCCGGCGGCTGGCTGGCGGCGCTGCTGATCTCCTGGCTGGTTGTACATCTGGCCTTCCGCTACCTGCGTCCGGCCTGGATCATGTTCGGAACAGCGCCTCAGAAGCCGCAGTCCATAACACAGCTACAACAAACGGATCGCCGCTGA
- the gntK gene encoding gluconokinase codes for MLNKLYMIGIDIGTTSTKAVLFERSGRIVTQASQGYPLHQPSPSVAEQDPEQIRQAVMHTVSTVMSKSAIDPQAVLFIAFSSAMHSVIAVDGQGKPLTACITWADNRSAKYALRLKHELNGHELYLRTGTPIHPMSPITKLMWLREEQPELFSRAVKFISIKEYVIARLFGDYVIDHSIASSTGMFNLEQLDWDPAALKIAGITPDRLSRPVPTTEILQGLLPGLAEELGLLESTPCVVGASDGVLSNLGVGAIRPGVIAATIGTSGAIRTVVDRPITDPKGRIFCYALTDKHWVIGGPVNNGGMLFRWVRDELAASEVETAKRLGIDPYEVLTRIAEQVPPGSGGLLFHPYLSGERAPLWNPDARGSFFGLTMNHHKEHMIRSVLEGVIFNMYTVLLAMEEQIGRPRQILATGGFARSSLWRQMMADIFDQEVVVPESFESSCLGAVVLGLYATGHTDSLDIVFEMIGSTHQHEPIEAHAKVYKRLLPIYISVFRSLESQYEAIAEFQREEAGE; via the coding sequence ATGTTGAATAAACTGTACATGATTGGCATTGATATTGGCACCACCAGCACCAAAGCCGTGCTGTTTGAACGAAGCGGCCGGATTGTCACTCAGGCCAGCCAGGGATATCCACTGCATCAGCCTTCCCCCTCAGTCGCAGAGCAGGACCCGGAACAGATCAGACAGGCCGTGATGCATACGGTCTCCACTGTCATGTCGAAGAGCGCAATTGATCCGCAAGCCGTCCTCTTCATCGCCTTCAGTTCAGCCATGCACAGTGTGATTGCTGTTGATGGCCAAGGGAAACCGCTGACCGCCTGCATTACCTGGGCGGACAACCGCAGTGCCAAATATGCACTCCGTCTGAAGCATGAGTTGAACGGGCATGAGCTGTATCTGCGGACCGGAACACCGATCCACCCGATGTCGCCAATCACGAAGCTGATGTGGCTGCGCGAAGAGCAGCCGGAGCTGTTCAGCCGGGCAGTAAAATTCATCTCCATCAAAGAATATGTGATTGCCCGGCTATTCGGAGACTATGTGATTGATCATTCCATCGCCTCTTCTACAGGGATGTTCAATCTGGAGCAGTTGGACTGGGACCCGGCGGCGCTGAAGATCGCCGGAATTACACCGGACCGGCTATCCCGCCCTGTGCCGACGACAGAGATTCTACAGGGGCTGCTCCCCGGACTGGCGGAGGAGCTGGGGCTGCTTGAATCCACGCCTTGCGTAGTGGGCGCAAGCGACGGCGTGCTCTCCAATCTCGGAGTCGGGGCAATCCGCCCCGGCGTGATCGCTGCCACGATTGGTACCAGCGGCGCGATCCGCACGGTAGTCGACCGGCCGATTACGGATCCCAAAGGCCGGATCTTCTGTTACGCGCTCACCGATAAGCACTGGGTCATCGGAGGGCCGGTTAATAACGGCGGCATGCTGTTCCGCTGGGTAAGAGATGAATTGGCTGCCTCCGAGGTGGAGACAGCGAAACGGCTCGGGATTGACCCTTATGAAGTGCTGACCCGGATTGCCGAGCAGGTTCCACCGGGCAGCGGCGGCCTGTTGTTCCATCCGTATCTCAGCGGCGAACGGGCGCCGCTGTGGAACCCGGATGCACGGGGTTCTTTTTTCGGTCTGACCATGAATCATCACAAAGAGCATATGATCCGCTCCGTGCTGGAGGGTGTCATCTTTAATATGTATACGGTGCTGCTGGCGATGGAAGAGCAGATTGGGCGGCCCCGCCAGATCCTGGCGACAGGCGGTTTTGCCCGTTCCTCCTTGTGGCGGCAGATGATGGCTGATATTTTTGACCAGGAAGTTGTTGTTCCCGAGAGCTTCGAGAGCTCCTGTCTGGGTGCAGTTGTGCTTGGACTCTACGCTACAGGGCATACAGACTCGCTGGACATCGTGTTCGAGATGATTGGTTCTACGCATCAGCATGAACCTATTGAAGCACATGCCAAGGTCTATAAGCGGCTGCTTCCGATCTATATCTCCGTCTTCCGCAGCCTGGAGAGTCAGTATGAGGCGATTGCCGAGTTCCAGCGTGAAGAGGCCGGAGAATAG
- a CDS encoding GntR family transcriptional regulator, translating into MQFPKAWLQGVSLGEYIACELRLQIINETIPRGEILSENRIAGEFGASRSPVREALRTLSTEGLIRLERMGAVVLGLNLQEVEELYDVRYLIESFAQSRLAGQQQESLLSRLEQSIDKMKLAVKYGDVVEFALQDFTFHESIILEAHHTRILHLWNSIRQMVMTVMLITNQRSFQAGAEHMNWVAEKHHTIVQALRSGDAEVIRRTVETYFADSAETLVRSLPHS; encoded by the coding sequence ATGCAATTTCCAAAAGCCTGGCTGCAGGGTGTGTCCCTTGGGGAATATATCGCTTGTGAGCTGAGGCTGCAAATCATCAATGAAACGATCCCCCGCGGAGAGATCCTCTCCGAGAACCGGATCGCCGGGGAATTCGGTGCAAGCCGCTCCCCTGTCAGGGAAGCCTTAAGAACCTTGTCTACGGAAGGTCTGATCCGGCTGGAGCGGATGGGGGCTGTTGTGCTGGGCTTAAATCTGCAAGAGGTAGAAGAGCTGTACGATGTGCGATACTTGATCGAAAGCTTTGCACAGTCCAGATTAGCCGGGCAGCAGCAGGAGTCCCTGTTGTCCCGGCTGGAGCAATCCATCGACAAGATGAAGCTGGCCGTCAAATATGGCGATGTGGTTGAATTTGCCCTGCAAGACTTCACTTTTCACGAGAGCATAATTCTGGAGGCCCATCATACACGGATTCTGCATCTATGGAACAGCATTCGCCAGATGGTAATGACTGTTATGCTGATCACGAATCAGCGGAGCTTCCAGGCGGGTGCAGAGCATATGAACTGGGTAGCAGAGAAACATCACACGATTGTGCAGGCACTCCGGTCAGGAGATGCAGAGGTCATCCGCCGGACGGTGGAGACGTATTTCGCTGATTCTGCAGAAACGCTGGTCCGCAGCCTGCCGCATAGCTGA